A genomic window from Planococcus rifietoensis includes:
- a CDS encoding YihY/virulence factor BrkB family protein — protein MSKVTSYAKELGQEFKKDHATTLAAAQAYYYLLAIVPLLILLLAILPYLQIDPQRAVDFIGTILPGEVASTFEDTIVSVVTTPSGGLLTFGILGTLWSASNAMTAFMEATNQAYDVEETRSFFVKKGLAIILTLFMLIAVIVALVLPIFGGTIIDMINQFLNLPQQTEIIFQVLRWVISIVVMSLVLAMLYKFAPNKHFPFKEVIIGAVIATVLWQLVSLGFSFYVSNFGSYSATYGSLGGLIVLILWFFLTGLILVVGAEINAILHRHKHAKSDSEESKLQMAESGETESSMNKY, from the coding sequence ATGAGCAAAGTGACGTCCTATGCCAAAGAACTTGGCCAAGAATTCAAAAAAGACCATGCGACGACACTTGCGGCAGCCCAAGCTTATTATTATCTACTGGCAATTGTCCCATTATTGATTTTGCTGCTGGCGATCTTGCCGTATTTGCAGATCGACCCGCAGCGGGCTGTCGATTTTATCGGCACGATCCTGCCAGGTGAAGTCGCTAGTACATTCGAAGATACCATCGTCAGTGTCGTGACGACACCATCCGGCGGCCTGCTGACTTTCGGTATCCTCGGTACGCTTTGGTCCGCGTCGAACGCAATGACTGCATTTATGGAAGCGACCAACCAAGCCTATGACGTGGAAGAGACCCGTTCTTTCTTCGTGAAGAAAGGCTTGGCGATCATCTTGACGCTGTTCATGCTGATTGCTGTTATCGTTGCACTTGTCTTGCCGATCTTCGGTGGCACAATCATCGATATGATCAATCAGTTCCTGAATCTGCCCCAACAAACGGAAATCATTTTCCAAGTGCTTCGTTGGGTCATTTCAATCGTTGTTATGAGCCTAGTGCTGGCAATGCTCTACAAATTTGCGCCGAACAAGCATTTCCCGTTCAAGGAAGTCATCATCGGTGCCGTTATCGCTACAGTCTTGTGGCAGCTTGTCTCCCTCGGCTTCTCGTTCTATGTATCGAATTTCGGAAGCTATTCCGCCACTTACGGCAGTCTCGGTGGCTTGATCGTCTTGATTCTTTGGTTCTTCCTGACAGGTTTGATCCTGGTTGTCGGAGCTGAAATCAATGCCATCTTGCACCGTCATAAACACGCCAAAAGCGACTCGGAAGAAAGTAAATTGCAAATGGCCGAATCTGGTGAAACAGAGTCATCCATGAATAAGTATTAA
- a CDS encoding YfbR-like 5'-deoxynucleotidase: MGIHRFFTSLNDLERIIRAPGRFKFEEHNVAAHSWKVSQYAMFFATIEEREGRPVDWKSLYERTINHDFAEVFIGDIKTPVKYASPELKEILARVEEGMMEKFILKEIPEEFQEVFFDRMKEGKDESLEGRLLEFADKLDQFYEAFAELKRGNTDKEFLKMYRIALSKILDLPLTASVDYFRDVILDDIMTEDTAIDIRKITKRVLEAH, from the coding sequence ATGGGAATTCATCGTTTTTTCACCTCATTAAATGATTTGGAGCGAATCATCCGGGCACCAGGCCGTTTCAAGTTTGAAGAGCATAACGTCGCCGCGCATTCGTGGAAAGTCAGCCAGTATGCGATGTTCTTTGCGACAATTGAAGAGCGCGAAGGCCGCCCTGTCGACTGGAAATCGCTCTATGAACGGACCATCAACCATGACTTTGCCGAAGTGTTTATCGGGGATATCAAAACCCCCGTGAAATATGCATCCCCTGAACTCAAGGAAATTCTTGCGAGAGTTGAAGAGGGGATGATGGAGAAATTCATCCTGAAAGAAATTCCGGAAGAATTCCAAGAAGTCTTTTTCGACCGCATGAAAGAAGGCAAGGACGAGTCGCTCGAAGGCCGGCTATTGGAATTCGCCGATAAGCTCGACCAATTCTACGAAGCGTTTGCAGAACTGAAGCGTGGCAATACCGATAAGGAATTCCTGAAAATGTACCGGATTGCGCTCAGCAAGATCCTCGATCTTCCGCTTACCGCAAGCGTCGATTATTTCCGCGATGTTATACTCGATGACATCATGACAGAAGACACGGCAATTGATATCCGCAAAATCACAAAGCGTGTGCTCGAAGCCCATTGA
- a CDS encoding YolD-like family protein, translating into MKKNQHLTVKGDVLDRGQLKWGALMLPEHVRMLREWRADEPSMHKPRLDEEELGLLQEEIGIAHQRQCVAELRYWDNGLAAVSGTIKSVDLPSQIVEVLYGTETIRIPFDDLVGIRTID; encoded by the coding sequence ATGAAAAAGAATCAGCATTTGACGGTAAAAGGAGACGTCTTGGACAGAGGGCAATTGAAATGGGGGGCGCTGATGCTGCCGGAACATGTCCGGATGCTCAGGGAATGGCGGGCCGATGAGCCTTCCATGCATAAGCCCCGGCTCGATGAAGAAGAACTCGGTTTATTGCAGGAGGAAATCGGCATTGCCCACCAGCGCCAATGCGTGGCGGAACTCCGCTATTGGGACAATGGGCTCGCAGCCGTGTCCGGAACCATCAAGTCAGTCGACTTGCCCAGCCAAATCGTAGAAGTCCTATACGGAACTGAAACTATCCGAATCCCTTTTGATGATCTTGTCGGCATTCGCACGATTGATTAA
- a CDS encoding SOS response-associated peptidase, producing MCGRFALYADYEALLERFEIEQAALDRASYEENYNVAPSQQIVAVINDGKRNRLGTFRWGLIPSWAKDQKIGYKMINARAETAAEKPSFRRAFKKKRCLIPANAFYEWKKGQDGKTPMLIHLEGDELFAFAGLWESWESPEGEVVHSCTILTTQPNAVMADIHDRMPVILDKEAEKTWLDPNVQDPELLQKLIKPYEAAELEAYEVSAAVNSPKNTGQELIRKIG from the coding sequence GTGTGCGGGAGATTTGCGTTATATGCAGATTACGAAGCCTTGCTTGAGCGTTTTGAGATAGAACAAGCCGCGCTCGACCGGGCTTCCTACGAAGAAAATTACAATGTGGCGCCTTCCCAGCAGATCGTTGCGGTCATCAATGACGGCAAGCGAAATCGACTTGGGACATTCCGCTGGGGGCTCATCCCGTCATGGGCAAAAGATCAGAAAATCGGCTACAAGATGATCAATGCCCGTGCGGAGACCGCGGCAGAAAAACCGAGTTTTCGGAGAGCCTTCAAGAAAAAGCGCTGCCTCATTCCGGCAAATGCTTTTTACGAATGGAAAAAAGGCCAGGATGGCAAAACGCCGATGCTTATCCATTTAGAAGGCGACGAATTGTTTGCGTTTGCAGGGCTATGGGAATCTTGGGAATCGCCGGAAGGGGAAGTGGTCCATAGCTGCACAATCTTGACGACACAGCCGAATGCCGTGATGGCAGATATCCATGACCGTATGCCGGTGATTTTGGACAAAGAAGCGGAAAAAACCTGGCTCGACCCGAATGTACAAGATCCTGAGCTATTGCAAAAACTCATCAAGCCTTACGAAGCGGCAGAGTTGGAAGCGTATGAAGTATCCGCCGCGGTCAACTCACCAAAAAACACTGGGCAGGAATTGATTCGGAAAATCGGGTAA
- the dacB gene encoding D-alanyl-D-alanine carboxypeptidase/D-alanyl-D-alanine-endopeptidase: MAKLNRWRAAGLLVLAGALAASPLQMGSDSEMAGANGDYAALTAQVNDILQDESLDGALAGVSIRKADSGEKIYDHFGNTRLKPASNMKLFTLAAALETLGEDHRFSTELHTDGELKGKVLQGNLYLKGKGDPTLLEEDFERFAKELKAQGIHKVKGDLIGDDSWFDDERLSEDMTWKNEVYYVGAQVSALTASPNKDYDAGSIIVEANAGEAAGDEVRVSLSPETDYVTITNNAQTVAAGEPKTLSITRDHGTNEIIVEGNIPEQGSRTREWIAVDEPSGYALSLFEKALDKEGVELIGNSETVMGVTPQDSRILLEHQSMTLAELSIPFMKLSNNGHGEALAKQMGRVVNGEGSWEAGLAVMEETAGKLGVNVDTIHLRDASGMSHVNLIPANEISQLLAGAQNETWFDTFFESLPVAGASERLVGGTLRNRMKGTAAEGNVQAKTGSLSSVSSLAGYATTQDGERLVFAIILNNDLANVTPIENSIAEAIAGYQAE, from the coding sequence ATGGCGAAATTGAATCGATGGAGAGCGGCGGGATTGCTTGTGCTGGCAGGGGCTTTGGCGGCATCCCCGCTGCAGATGGGAAGTGATAGCGAGATGGCAGGAGCAAACGGTGACTATGCAGCGTTAACTGCACAAGTGAATGATATTCTGCAAGATGAAAGCTTGGACGGCGCCCTAGCAGGCGTCAGCATTCGAAAAGCGGATAGCGGGGAAAAAATATACGATCATTTTGGCAACACCCGGCTGAAGCCGGCATCCAATATGAAGCTGTTTACCCTGGCGGCGGCTCTTGAAACTTTAGGGGAAGATCACCGATTCTCGACAGAACTGCATACCGACGGGGAATTGAAAGGCAAAGTGCTGCAAGGCAATCTTTATTTGAAAGGCAAAGGCGACCCGACATTGCTCGAGGAGGATTTCGAGCGCTTTGCAAAAGAATTAAAAGCACAAGGTATACATAAAGTGAAAGGCGACTTGATCGGCGACGATAGCTGGTTCGATGATGAACGTTTGTCTGAAGACATGACATGGAAAAATGAAGTGTATTATGTCGGAGCCCAAGTATCCGCATTGACCGCCTCACCGAATAAAGATTACGACGCCGGGTCGATCATCGTGGAAGCGAACGCCGGAGAGGCGGCGGGAGATGAGGTACGGGTCAGCTTGTCACCGGAAACGGATTATGTGACGATCACCAATAACGCCCAAACAGTGGCAGCTGGCGAACCGAAAACGCTGAGCATCACGAGAGATCACGGAACGAATGAAATCATCGTGGAAGGCAATATCCCGGAACAGGGAAGCCGGACGCGTGAATGGATTGCAGTCGATGAACCGTCTGGATATGCACTCAGCTTGTTCGAAAAGGCACTCGATAAGGAAGGCGTCGAGCTGATCGGGAACTCTGAAACGGTGATGGGCGTTACGCCGCAGGATAGCCGCATATTGCTAGAGCATCAATCGATGACGCTTGCGGAACTATCAATCCCGTTCATGAAACTGAGCAATAATGGCCACGGCGAAGCATTGGCGAAACAAATGGGCCGCGTGGTGAACGGGGAAGGCAGCTGGGAAGCGGGCCTCGCCGTGATGGAGGAAACTGCTGGCAAGCTTGGCGTCAATGTCGACACCATCCATCTGCGCGATGCTTCCGGAATGTCCCACGTCAATTTGATTCCGGCAAATGAGATTTCGCAGTTACTAGCCGGTGCTCAGAATGAAACATGGTTTGATACGTTCTTTGAATCCTTGCCGGTAGCAGGGGCTTCGGAACGCTTGGTCGGCGGCACCTTGCGCAACCGCATGAAAGGCACGGCGGCGGAAGGCAATGTCCAGGCTAAAACCGGCAGCTTGTCCTCGGTTTCTTCTCTGGCCGGCTATGCAACGACACAAGACGGCGAACGGCTGGTCTTCGCGATCATCCTGAACAATGATTTGGCGAATGTCACGCCGATCGAAAACTCGATTGCCGAAGCGATTGCCGGATATCAAGCCGAATGA
- a CDS encoding SLC13 family permease — protein sequence MVSATWNWMWEKHDQAKDMLRFFAKPGSTSPGDDRDRAEDAGTYDERFKKKSYNTPQLIGLILGPLLFILTMLFLNPEGLTPEAKAILASTIWIATWWITEAIPIPATSLLPIVLFPLTGGLDVGATTSAYGNDTIFLFMGGFMIALTMEKWNLHKRIALTIISLIGTNTERIILGFMVATGFLSMWISNTATAMMMVPIGLAIIYQVSEALKHDDSIDTSRENFGFGKALMLGIAYSASLGGIATLIGTPPNTLLAGAVNEIYGIEITFAEWMLFGVPVAWIFIFVAWFYLVKVAHPLKLKELPGGSAVIKEQKAELGKASYEEKIVFAIFLLAAFSWITRSFLLVEFLPGLNDAMVGLIAALILFAIPSKNRRGDNLLDWATAVKLPWGILLLFGGGLAIAAGFTQSGLSEWVGGQLIGLQGINVLIIVLVVAAFVLFLTEITSNTATASMMFPIMASLAVALGIHPYALMVTAAVTASCAFMLPVATPPNAVVFGSGYLKIIDMARAGFILNVFGIVFVGLAVYYFLPLVWGIDLLSTPAQFLE from the coding sequence ATGGTTTCAGCAACTTGGAACTGGATGTGGGAAAAGCATGACCAGGCAAAAGACATGCTGCGCTTTTTCGCAAAGCCCGGCTCGACTTCACCAGGGGACGACCGCGATCGTGCAGAAGACGCAGGTACATATGATGAACGCTTCAAGAAGAAAAGCTATAATACGCCGCAGCTGATCGGGCTGATCCTTGGCCCTTTACTGTTCATCTTGACGATGCTGTTCTTGAATCCGGAAGGGCTGACGCCGGAAGCGAAGGCGATTCTTGCCAGCACCATCTGGATCGCGACTTGGTGGATTACCGAGGCGATCCCGATTCCAGCTACGTCGCTGTTGCCGATTGTGCTCTTTCCCTTAACGGGGGGATTGGACGTTGGGGCGACCACTTCCGCTTATGGCAACGACACGATTTTCCTGTTCATGGGCGGCTTCATGATCGCTTTGACGATGGAAAAATGGAATCTGCATAAACGCATTGCCTTAACTATCATTTCATTGATCGGGACGAACACCGAGCGGATCATCCTGGGGTTCATGGTGGCGACCGGGTTCTTATCGATGTGGATTTCCAATACCGCTACCGCCATGATGATGGTGCCGATCGGGCTGGCCATCATTTACCAAGTGTCGGAAGCGTTGAAACATGACGACTCGATCGACACGTCACGAGAAAACTTCGGATTTGGCAAAGCGCTCATGCTCGGCATCGCCTATTCCGCCTCGCTTGGCGGAATCGCGACCTTGATCGGGACGCCGCCGAATACATTGCTTGCCGGCGCTGTCAATGAAATCTACGGCATTGAAATCACGTTTGCCGAGTGGATGCTGTTCGGCGTGCCAGTAGCGTGGATTTTTATCTTTGTGGCTTGGTTCTATCTGGTGAAAGTGGCGCATCCTTTAAAACTAAAAGAGTTGCCTGGAGGCAGCGCAGTCATTAAAGAACAGAAGGCAGAGCTGGGTAAGGCTTCCTACGAGGAAAAGATCGTGTTCGCGATCTTCCTCTTGGCAGCATTTTCATGGATCACCCGCTCGTTTTTGCTGGTGGAATTTTTGCCTGGCTTGAACGACGCGATGGTTGGGTTGATTGCTGCCTTGATCTTGTTCGCCATCCCTTCGAAAAACCGCAGAGGCGACAATTTGCTGGACTGGGCAACAGCCGTTAAATTGCCATGGGGCATCCTGCTGCTATTTGGGGGCGGCTTGGCAATCGCCGCTGGCTTTACTCAATCAGGCCTTTCCGAATGGGTAGGCGGCCAGTTGATCGGCCTGCAAGGAATCAATGTCTTGATTATTGTGCTTGTCGTTGCGGCATTCGTGTTGTTCTTAACAGAAATCACATCCAATACCGCGACAGCTTCGATGATGTTCCCGATCATGGCTTCGTTGGCAGTCGCGCTCGGCATCCATCCGTATGCATTGATGGTGACGGCTGCTGTGACAGCGTCCTGTGCATTCATGCTGCCGGTTGCGACACCGCCGAATGCTGTGGTCTTCGGTTCAGGTTATTTGAAAATCATCGATATGGCCCGTGCCGGCTTTATCCTGAACGTTTTCGGGATTGTTTTTGTCGGCCTCGCTGTCTACTACTTCCTGCCGCTCGTCTGGGGCATCGATTTATTGAGCACCCCGGCACAGTTCCTGGAATAA
- a CDS encoding gamma-glutamyl-gamma-aminobutyrate hydrolase family protein, protein MRPIIGITASKELGKDEYNVELADTEAIVRAGGLPIMLPHIEGQAELEELAEHIDGLFLAGGWDIEPTLFGEEPHPGLGVIIPSRDRFELELLEKVLEKNKPVLAICRGAQILNIAAGGDMYQDTPSQLAGNLLQHQQRAPKEHGSHFVEVAEGSLLHRLTDSLKLKVNSRHHQSNRHVPEHYLVSGIASDGVIEAIESKEHGFALGLQWHPENMARAGDAASLRIFEGFVSACTEEGDE, encoded by the coding sequence ATGAGACCAATCATCGGCATTACCGCGTCAAAGGAATTGGGGAAAGATGAATACAATGTAGAGCTTGCGGACACAGAAGCGATTGTGCGAGCGGGCGGCTTGCCGATCATGCTTCCACATATTGAAGGACAGGCGGAACTGGAAGAACTCGCTGAGCACATCGACGGATTGTTCCTTGCGGGCGGCTGGGATATTGAACCGACATTATTCGGCGAAGAGCCGCATCCGGGGCTTGGCGTCATCATTCCCTCACGCGATCGCTTCGAGCTGGAGCTATTGGAAAAAGTGCTGGAGAAAAATAAGCCGGTGCTGGCGATTTGCCGAGGCGCCCAGATTTTGAATATCGCAGCCGGAGGGGACATGTATCAGGATACACCGTCTCAATTGGCGGGCAACCTGCTGCAGCATCAGCAGCGTGCGCCGAAAGAGCATGGCTCGCATTTTGTCGAGGTTGCGGAAGGTTCGCTTTTGCACCGGCTGACGGATTCTCTGAAGCTCAAGGTCAATAGCCGCCACCACCAGTCGAACCGCCATGTGCCTGAACATTATCTCGTGTCTGGCATCGCAAGCGACGGCGTCATAGAGGCGATTGAAAGCAAAGAGCATGGTTTCGCGCTTGGGCTGCAATGGCATCCGGAAAATATGGCGCGTGCAGGCGACGCAGCGTCTTTGCGCATTTTTGAAGGCTTTGTCAGCGCCTGTACAGAAGAAGGGGATGAGTGA
- a CDS encoding metal-dependent hydrolase has protein sequence MTGKTHITGGIAASLAFAQVSHYEPAILLIGGVAGALIPDICHGSSKIGRSLPILSKLISTLFGHRTFTHSLLFLILMTALFQAVLPNEALAMGVLVGMISHIVLDMATKRGVKLLFPLRVTVRLPLTTSTGSFAEHLVFAALSVLSVYFGYNLFNFS, from the coding sequence ATGACAGGAAAAACACACATCACGGGCGGCATCGCAGCAAGTCTGGCATTTGCGCAAGTTTCCCATTACGAGCCTGCCATTTTATTGATTGGCGGAGTGGCAGGGGCGTTGATTCCGGATATTTGCCACGGCTCGAGCAAAATCGGCAGGAGCCTGCCAATCTTATCGAAACTGATCAGTACTTTGTTTGGACATCGGACTTTCACCCATAGCCTTTTGTTCCTGATACTCATGACGGCGCTGTTTCAGGCAGTGTTGCCAAATGAAGCGTTGGCAATGGGTGTATTGGTTGGCATGATCAGCCACATCGTATTGGACATGGCGACGAAACGAGGCGTCAAGCTATTGTTTCCGCTGCGCGTGACGGTGCGCTTGCCGCTTACGACATCAACGGGCAGCTTTGCCGAACACCTGGTGTTCGCTGCCTTATCGGTCCTATCGGTTTATTTTGGCTACAACTTGTTCAACTTTTCCTAA
- a CDS encoding hemolysin family protein → MDPILLLNLALLVLLIALTAFFVGTEFAVVKVRMSRIEQLIEEGNKQAVTVKKVVSDLDYYLSACQLGITVTALGLGWLGEPTVETLLHPLFDLLGVPSAVSTIISFALAFALVTFLHVVIGELAPKSLALQFAERMTLSLAPALYIFGKIMYPFIFVLNGSARLLLRMFGVEPAGEQQAHSEEELKIIMAQSFQSGEINQTELSYMQNIFAFDERSAKDVMIPRTQMVAFPDDLSTEELLAELREHRFTRYPIARDGDKDDLIGFINAKEVLTYYAINSNVQMTELIHDLPYFHETTPLQMALVKMQKDRTHIALVIDEYGGTSGLITMEDILEEIVGEIRDEFDEEEEAEIVKESDTRYVVNGRVLLKDLEERFSLKFADSDEIDTLAGWMQHQLIEAEAGDSFEKGGYQWEIVAMENHHILKIAFEKLEEPEINA, encoded by the coding sequence TTGGACCCCATACTTTTACTGAATTTAGCTCTTCTCGTCTTACTCATTGCATTAACCGCATTTTTTGTCGGTACGGAATTTGCTGTCGTCAAAGTCCGCATGTCACGCATCGAACAGCTGATCGAGGAAGGCAATAAACAAGCCGTCACCGTGAAAAAAGTTGTCAGCGACTTGGATTATTATTTATCCGCCTGCCAGCTTGGCATCACGGTAACCGCTCTCGGCCTTGGATGGCTCGGGGAGCCGACTGTCGAAACGCTTCTCCACCCGCTATTCGACTTGCTCGGCGTCCCTTCAGCCGTGTCGACGATTATCTCGTTCGCTCTCGCCTTTGCACTGGTGACATTTTTGCACGTCGTCATCGGCGAATTGGCGCCAAAATCGCTGGCGTTGCAATTTGCAGAACGCATGACTTTGTCGCTGGCCCCTGCACTTTATATCTTCGGGAAAATCATGTATCCATTCATTTTCGTCTTGAATGGCTCTGCCCGTTTGCTGCTCCGCATGTTCGGCGTAGAGCCTGCGGGCGAACAGCAAGCTCACTCTGAGGAAGAACTGAAGATCATCATGGCGCAGAGTTTCCAGAGCGGTGAAATCAACCAGACGGAGCTTTCCTATATGCAGAATATCTTTGCATTCGATGAGCGCAGCGCCAAGGATGTCATGATCCCGCGTACACAGATGGTTGCTTTTCCGGATGATTTATCCACTGAGGAATTGCTAGCTGAACTTCGGGAACATCGCTTTACGCGTTACCCGATTGCCCGCGACGGCGATAAAGACGATTTGATCGGCTTCATCAATGCCAAGGAAGTGCTGACTTATTATGCGATCAACAGCAATGTGCAAATGACAGAACTCATTCATGACCTGCCGTATTTCCACGAGACGACGCCGCTGCAGATGGCGCTCGTGAAAATGCAGAAAGACCGTACCCATATCGCATTAGTCATCGACGAGTACGGCGGTACGTCCGGGCTGATCACGATGGAAGACATCCTTGAAGAAATCGTCGGGGAAATCCGGGATGAGTTTGATGAAGAAGAGGAAGCTGAAATCGTGAAAGAAAGCGACACCCGTTATGTAGTGAATGGCCGCGTCCTGTTGAAAGACCTGGAAGAGCGATTCAGCCTGAAATTCGCAGACAGCGACGAAATCGATACCCTTGCCGGTTGGATGCAGCATCAGCTCATCGAAGCCGAAGCTGGGGATTCATTCGAAAAGGGCGGCTACCAGTGGGAAATCGTCGCGATGGAAAACCATCACATACTTAAAATCGCTTTCGAGAAACTTGAAGAACCGGAAATCAACGCATAA
- a CDS encoding dipeptidase, translating to MQIIDTHCDALLKLQVAKRNELFRGKPVNFFNAEELDTNFLRLQQGGVKVQFFAVFVHPELPDNEKWQHTLEQIDLFYSEVVSQPLMKHIRRWEDIDTLGPDEIGAVLALEGADAFGNDLAKLRHLYRLGVLSLGLTWNFANLCADGVGEPRGGGLTLLGKQVVQLNNDHCVFTDVSHLSLAGFWEVMELAKYPIASHSNVRELCDHPRNLDDRQIQAMFSGNGLIDVVFCPEFINPGSQQAAIEDLLRHIDHLCALGGERHIGLGSDFDGIFDHVTRLENAAAYPNLIEALQKRYSETQVEGFAFRNFLAHRPGIGEERSRT from the coding sequence GTGCAGATCATTGATACGCATTGCGATGCGCTACTGAAGCTGCAGGTGGCGAAGCGCAACGAATTGTTTCGAGGAAAGCCTGTCAATTTTTTCAATGCGGAAGAACTCGACACTAATTTCCTACGTTTGCAACAAGGCGGCGTCAAAGTCCAGTTTTTTGCGGTGTTCGTGCACCCTGAATTGCCGGACAATGAAAAATGGCAGCATACATTAGAGCAGATCGATTTGTTCTACAGCGAGGTGGTCAGTCAGCCGCTCATGAAACATATCCGCCGTTGGGAAGACATCGACACACTCGGCCCGGATGAAATCGGTGCAGTGCTCGCGCTCGAAGGGGCAGATGCTTTTGGAAACGACCTTGCGAAACTGCGGCATCTCTACAGGCTCGGCGTGCTGTCGCTCGGGCTGACATGGAATTTCGCCAATCTCTGCGCAGACGGCGTCGGGGAACCGAGAGGCGGCGGGTTGACACTGCTCGGCAAGCAAGTAGTGCAGCTGAATAATGATCACTGTGTGTTTACGGACGTGTCCCATCTGTCGCTTGCAGGATTTTGGGAAGTGATGGAACTCGCCAAGTATCCGATTGCGAGCCATTCCAATGTGCGGGAGTTGTGCGATCATCCACGCAATTTGGATGATCGGCAAATACAGGCGATGTTCTCGGGCAATGGCTTGATCGATGTCGTATTCTGTCCGGAGTTCATCAACCCGGGAAGCCAGCAGGCGGCGATTGAGGATTTGCTGCGCCATATCGACCATCTTTGTGCACTCGGCGGAGAACGTCATATCGGCCTAGGATCGGATTTTGATGGGATTTTCGATCATGTCACGAGGCTTGAAAATGCTGCGGCTTACCCGAATTTAATCGAGGCTTTGCAAAAACGCTATTCGGAAACCCAAGTAGAAGGGTTTGCATTTCGGAATTTCCTGGCGCATCGTCCCGGTATTGGGGAAGAACGGAGCAGAACATAA
- a CDS encoding MFS transporter, with amino-acid sequence MEKRTYTVRDREFWKIIASLLLASLFIFANIYSVQPLLPVFVSEFGVSVSTSSLSLSLTIIGLIAGLVILGFFSDRNGRRSYIIWSLLGSAIPFFILPFVESFTVFLVLRLIQGFALAGVPAAALAYISEEIDRKNIAYATALYISSNALGGMLGRVLTGFLTDAFSWQLTFFAFGVTGIALFIAVFLLLPPSHHFEPSELSFSKDIEGFLFHLKNPALLVVFGLGAILQIAFTGVWTYLPFHLEAPPFSMSLQAISYLFFAYGIGVIGSPLAGRAAEAFGLRRVRIIGVFIFSAGVLMTLGPELWMVAVGLCVTCLGFFTAHSLTAASVGQQATHHKGSASSLYLVSYYIGVAAGSSLLSPVWTRFGWNVLIILCAAMPAIYVMIVTWYRKRAASIA; translated from the coding sequence ATGGAAAAACGCACATACACGGTACGCGACCGTGAATTCTGGAAAATCATTGCGAGCCTGCTATTGGCTTCGTTATTTATTTTTGCCAATATTTACTCCGTACAGCCTTTGCTGCCGGTATTCGTCTCGGAATTCGGAGTGTCGGTCTCGACTTCCAGCTTGTCTCTTTCCCTGACGATCATCGGATTGATTGCGGGGCTGGTCATTCTCGGCTTCTTTTCTGACCGCAACGGGCGGCGCTCCTATATCATCTGGTCGCTGCTCGGCTCTGCCATCCCGTTTTTCATCCTGCCGTTTGTCGAATCGTTCACGGTATTTCTTGTGCTGCGCTTGATCCAAGGCTTTGCGCTTGCCGGGGTTCCAGCTGCAGCACTCGCCTACATCAGCGAGGAAATCGACCGCAAAAACATCGCCTATGCCACCGCTTTATACATATCGAGCAATGCACTCGGAGGCATGCTCGGTCGCGTTTTGACTGGATTTCTCACAGATGCGTTTTCCTGGCAATTGACGTTTTTCGCATTCGGCGTGACCGGCATCGCTTTGTTTATCGCCGTCTTTTTGCTATTGCCGCCTTCCCATCATTTTGAACCGAGCGAACTGAGCTTTTCAAAAGATATCGAGGGCTTCCTGTTCCATTTGAAAAATCCCGCGCTGCTCGTTGTGTTTGGCCTCGGCGCGATTCTCCAAATTGCTTTCACCGGCGTCTGGACCTATTTGCCGTTCCACCTCGAAGCACCGCCATTTTCCATGTCGCTGCAGGCGATCTCCTATCTGTTCTTCGCCTACGGCATCGGGGTCATCGGCTCGCCGCTTGCCGGGCGCGCTGCTGAAGCATTCGGCTTGAGGCGCGTGCGCATTATCGGCGTGTTCATTTTTTCAGCTGGCGTGTTGATGACGCTTGGGCCTGAACTATGGATGGTAGCAGTCGGTTTATGCGTGACCTGCCTCGGGTTTTTCACAGCCCATTCACTGACCGCTGCTTCTGTCGGCCAGCAGGCTACGCATCATAAAGGCAGCGCATCGAGTCTATATCTTGTATCGTATTATATTGGCGTGGCGGCTGGGAGCTCATTGCTCAGCCCCGTTTGGACACGCTTCGGCTGGAACGTGCTGATCATTCTTTGCGCAGCGATGCCAGCGATTTATGTAATGATCGTTACTTGGTACAGAAAAAGAGCCGCCTCAATTGCATGA